DNA sequence from the Sediminibacillus dalangtanensis genome:
GCTGAATTACCTGCAGAATACGCAAAAACGATCACTTGACCATCTGCAGCCAGCAAGAATTATTCAATTACAGGAATATATGTCGTTGGATATGTTTTCAAAACGTAACTTGGAACTGACACAGACTATACTGCGCAAAGGGAAGCAGGGTAGTCTGCTTTGGGTTCTTGATAAGACGGTCACAGCCATGGGAGCACGTATGCTTAAAAAATGGCTTGAACGGCCTTTGCTGAATAAACAAGTGATCAACCAACGTTTTGCTGTTGTCCAGGCATTTTTAGAGCAGTTCTTCGAGCGGGAATCAATCCGGGAGGCACTAAAAACCGTGTATGATTTAGAACGCCTGGCTGGAAGAGTTTCCTATGGAAATGTCAATGCCAGGGATTTGATCCAGGTAAAACAATCTCTTCAAAATATCCCTGCAATCAAACAGCTTTTGTCCCAATTCGAAAATGAGAGTGTCCGTTCGCTGGCGGAGGGAATTGACGAGCTTCGCGGGCTGGCTGAATTGTTGGAGGAAAGCATAAAAGAAGACGCACCATTAACTATTAAAGAAGGCGGAATTATCAAGGATGGGTTCGATCCTACTTTAGATGAGTACCGCGACGCTTCCAAGAACGGTAAAAAGTGGATAACAGAATTGGAGCAGCGGGAAAAGCAGGCGACAAATATCAAATCGTTAAAAATTGGGTATAATCGTGTGTTTGGTTACTATATTGAAGTCACCCGTGCTAATTTGCACTTGCTTCCTGAAGGAAAATATGAGCGGAAGCAGACGCTGACAAATGCGGAACGATTTATCACACCAGAATTGAAGGAAAAAGAGTCTCTTATTCTTGAGGCAGAGGAGAAAAGTGTTGATTTGGAATACCAGTTATTTGTAGAATTGCGGGAAAAAGTGAAACAATACATTCCTGCTCTGCAGGCTTTAGCTGAAAAGGTCAGCACACTCGATGTCCTGCAAAGCTTTGCAGCAGTTAGTGAAGAGAATAACTATGTAAGACCAACTTTTAATGGATCAAGAAAAATCTCCATAAAACAGGGGAGACATCCGGTGGTCGAACAAGTAATGAAAGGCGAATCCTTTGTGCCAAATGATGTGTATATGGATGAGTCTTCGGAAATATTGCTGATCACCGGTCCGAATATGTCAGGGAAAAGTACGTATATGCGTCAACTTGCTCTTACGGCAATCATGGCGCAAATCGGCTGCTTTGTGCCATGTGAGGAAGCGTCTTTACCTGTTTTTGACCAGATTTTCACCAGGATCGGTGCGGCTGATGACCTTGTTTCGGGTCAGAGTACGTTTATGGTAGAAATGCTGGAAGCAAAACACGCCATTACCCAGGCATCTGAAAACAGTTTAATTTTAATGGATGAAATCGGCAGAGGGACAAGCACCTATGATGGAATGGCGTTGGCTCAGGCGATTATCGAGTATGTCCATGACCATGTGAAGGCAAAGACGTTGTTTTCAACCCATTACCATGAGTTGACCAGTTTGGAAAATACACTGGATGCCGTCCAAAATATTCATGTCCGTGCAGAAGAATACCAAGGAAATGTTGTATTCTTGCATCAAATTCAGCCTGGAGCGGCAGACGAGAGCTATGGGATTCATGTAGCAAAGCTGGC
Encoded proteins:
- the mutS gene encoding DNA mismatch repair protein MutS; translated protein: MSTYTPMIQQYLKIKAQHKDCFLFFRLGDFYEMFFEDALAASRELEITLTSRDGGADERIPMCGVPYHSAENYIKNLVEKGYKVAICEQVEDPKTAKGVVKRDVVQLITPGTVMEGTMLEEKENNFLASVSEFSGNTYVITYNDLSTGETSVARVSSGWDAVLSELFNQPVKEIVVSPDLPENYQTDLRERLQVTVSYQQEYSIKEGFHDLTEQLTEDKQLLEGFGRMLNYLQNTQKRSLDHLQPARIIQLQEYMSLDMFSKRNLELTQTILRKGKQGSLLWVLDKTVTAMGARMLKKWLERPLLNKQVINQRFAVVQAFLEQFFERESIREALKTVYDLERLAGRVSYGNVNARDLIQVKQSLQNIPAIKQLLSQFENESVRSLAEGIDELRGLAELLEESIKEDAPLTIKEGGIIKDGFDPTLDEYRDASKNGKKWITELEQREKQATNIKSLKIGYNRVFGYYIEVTRANLHLLPEGKYERKQTLTNAERFITPELKEKESLILEAEEKSVDLEYQLFVELREKVKQYIPALQALAEKVSTLDVLQSFAAVSEENNYVRPTFNGSRKISIKQGRHPVVEQVMKGESFVPNDVYMDESSEILLITGPNMSGKSTYMRQLALTAIMAQIGCFVPCEEASLPVFDQIFTRIGAADDLVSGQSTFMVEMLEAKHAITQASENSLILMDEIGRGTSTYDGMALAQAIIEYVHDHVKAKTLFSTHYHELTSLENTLDAVQNIHVRAEEYQGNVVFLHQIQPGAADESYGIHVAKLAELPDQLISRASDILKQFETEQNHSGTPEKTKPARQVEKEPEQQMSFFVPEEERPSNVQTRSKREQTLAKELVDLDIMELTPLEAMNILYQLQKKAKK